Proteins encoded in a region of the Antedon mediterranea chromosome 2, ecAntMedi1.1, whole genome shotgun sequence genome:
- the LOC140039546 gene encoding somatostatin receptor type 4-like — protein MDDTYTTTTNIASTFGTIFNEPDNKWLIKLRFVVIGIGIMLNVGVTAVFLYIKMYKKSLLHGLIFQQSVVDLFGCCMFLFFYNQDAPDGTGGCVFCKARVLYWFGTYTSVYNLVMITVERYIAVVHPLTYRNRNIGRKSGLFYTIPYIIGFLISFHLAIIADANEELPGECRYNESSKAVSVLSGLLQFLLIFFLPAGFMIFCYSRILSKIHRKSQENKQHVRGRKQPYVSIKRNLVFTMLIVVIAFIITTAPNTIMYLIYNICHCFAFSTIIEHEFTVLLSTCNMCINPIIYGAKMDNFRSGLRKIWRRIFRLRYVGDESSAVNTSQSITNTGV, from the exons ATGG ATGACACGTATACAACTACTACCAACATTGCCAGTACATTTGGAACTATATTCAACGAACCAGATAACAAATGGCTGATAAAGTTACGGTTTGTTGTCATAGGCATTGGAATTATGCTGAATGTTGGCGTCACTGCAGTTTTCTTGTACATAAAAATGTACAAGAAGTCTTTACTACATGGCTTAATATTTCAGCAGTCGGTAGTAGATCTATTTGGTTGCTGTATGTTTCTGTTCTTTTACAACCAAGATGCGCCAGACGGAACAGGAGGGTGTGTCTTCTGCAAAGCTCGAGTACTGTACTGGTTCGGAACGTATACCTCAGTATACAACCTTGTGATGATAACAGTTGAACGTTACATTGCAGTGGTACACCCTCTGACGTACAGAAACAGAAATATTGGCAGAAAATCAGGATTATTTTACACAATTCCGTACATTATCGGTTTCTTGATCTCCTTTCATCTTGCCATAATCGCCGATGCCAACGAAGAGCTTCCGGGAGAGTGCCGTTATAATGAGTCCAGTAAAGCGGTCAGTGTTCTTTCCGGATTGCTGCAGTTTCTTCTGATATTCTTCCTACCTGCTGGTTTTATGATCTTCTGCTACTCACGCATTCTGtcaaaaatacatagaaaatctCAAGAGAATAAGCAGCATGTTCGTGGCAGAAAACAACCGTATGTCTCCATAAAAAGAAATCTTGTGTTTACGATGTTAATCGTGGTTATTGCATTCATTATCACTACAGCACCAAATACCATTATGTACCTAATTTATAATATCTGTCACTGCTTTGCTTTCAGTACCATCATTGAGCACGAATTTACAGTTCTCCTTAGCACGTGTAATATGTGTATTAACCCTATCATATATGGGGCAAAGATGGACAATTTCAGAAGCGGTTTGCGCAAAATTTGGCGTCGGATATTTAGATTACGGTATGTCGGTGATGAGTCTAGCGCAGTGAATACTTCTCAAAGTATCACAAATACTGGTGTATAA
- the LOC140039221 gene encoding C-X-C chemokine receptor type 6-like, which produces MDMDDTDTTTDVASTFGTIFNEPDNKWLITLRFVVIGIGIMLNVGVTAVFLYIKMYKKSLLHGLIFQQSVVDLFGCCMFLFFYNQDAPDGTGGRVFCKARVLYWFGTYTSVYNLVMITVERYIAVVHPLTYRNRNIGRKSGLFYTIPYIIGFLISFHLAIIADANEELPGECRYNESSKAVSVLSGLLQFLLIFFLPAGFMIFCYSRILSEIHRRSLDNKQHSNSRKQLYVSIKRNLVFTMLIVVIAFIITTAPNTSMYLIYNICQCFAFSIIIEHEFTVLLSTCNMCINPIIYGAKMDNFRSGVRKIWRQLILHLGLHSVGDESTAVNTSQNKSKTSI; this is translated from the exons ATGG ATATGGATGACACGGATACAACTACTGACGTTGCCAGTACATTTGGAACTATATTCAACGAACCAGATAACAAATGGCTGATAACTTTACGGTTTGTTGTCATAGGCATTGGAATTATGCTGAATGTTGGCGTCACTGCAGTTTTCCTGTACATAAAAATGTACAAGAAGTCTTTACTACATGGCTTAATATTTCAGCAGTCGGTAGTAGATCTATTTGGTTGCTGTATGTTTCTGTTCTTTTACAACCAAGATGCACCAGATGGAACAGGAGGGCGTGTCTTCTGCAAAGCTCGAGTACTGTACTGGTTCGGAACGTATACCTCAGTATACAACCTTGTGATGATAACAGTTGAACGTTACATTGCAGTGGTACACCCTCTGACGTACAGAAACAGAAATATTGGCAGAAAATCAGGATTATTTTACACAATTCCGTACATTATCGGTTTCTTGATCTCCTTTCATCTTGCCATAATCGCCGATGCCAACGAAGAGCTTCCGGGAGAGTGCCGTTATAATGAGTCCAGTAAAGCGGTCAGTGTTCTTTCCGGATTGCTGCAGTTTCTTCTCATATTCTTCCTACCTGCTGGTTTTATGATCTTCTGCTACTCTCGCATTCTGTCAGAGATACATAGAAGATCTCTAGATAATAAGCAGCATTCCAATAGTAGGAAACAACTGTATGTCTCCATAAAAAGAAATCTTGTGTTTACAATGTTAATCGTGGTTATTGCATTCATTATCACTACAGCACCAAATACCAGTATgtacttaatttataatatctGTCAATGCTTTGCTTTCAGTATCATCATTGAACACGAGTTTACAGTGCTCCTTAGCACGTGTAATATGTGTATTAACCCTATAATATATGGGGCAAAGATGGACAATTTCAGAAGCGGCGTGCGTAAAATTTGGCGacaattaatattacatttaggcctacacagtgtTGGAGATGAGTCGACTGCAGTAAATACATCACAAAATAAGTCGAAAACAAGTATTTAA
- the LOC140039222 gene encoding somatostatin receptor type 4-like: MINGNDTNTIIASRPTSGTINNERDHGWLITLRFVVVGFGILLNVGVSAVFFYIKMYKKSLLHGLIFQQSIVDLLGCCTFLFFYNQDAPDGRAGRVFCKARALNWFITYTSIYNLVMITVERYIAVVHPLTYRNRNIGRKSGLFYTIPYIIGFLISFHLAIIADANKELPGECHYNESSKAVSVLSGLLHFLLIFFLPAGFMIFCYSRILSKIHRKSQENKQHTSSRKQPYVSIKRNLVFTMLIVVIAFIITTAPNFIMYLIYNICHCFAFSTIIEHEFTVLLSTCNMCINPIIYGAKMDNFRSGVRKIWRQILYLGLHGVGDESTAVNTSQNISKTSV, encoded by the coding sequence ATGATTAATGGAAATGATACAAATACTATTATTGCAAGCAGGCCTACGTCTGGAACTATAAACAACGAACGTGATCATGGATGGCTGATAACGTTACGGTTCGTCGTCGTAGGATTTGGAATTCTTTTGAATGTTGGCGTTTCTGCAGTtttcttttacataaaaatgtacAAGAAGTCTTTACTACATGGCTTAATCTTCCAGCAGTCTATTGTTGATTTACTCGGTTGCTGTACGTTTCTATTCTTCTACAACCAAGATGCACCGGATGGAAGAGCTGGACGTGTCTTCTGCAAAGCTCGAGCGCTAAACTGGTTCATAACGTATACATCAATTTACAATCTTGTAATGATAACAGTTGAGCGATACATTGCTGTGGTACACCCTCTGACGTACAGAAACAGAAATATTGGCAGAAAATCAGGCTTATTTTACACAATTCCGTACATTATCGGTTTTTTGATCTCCTTTCATCTTGCCATAATCGCCGATGCCAACAAAGAGCTTCCGGGAGAGTGCCATTATAATGAGTCCAGTAAAGCGGTCAGTGTTCTTTCCGGATTGCTTCATTTTCTTCTGATATTCTTCCTACCTGCTGGTTTTATGATATTCTGCTACTCTCGCATTCTGTCAAAGATACATAGAAAATCTCAAGAGAATAAGCAGCATACTAGTAGTAGGAAACAACCATACGTGTCCATAAAAAGAAATCTTGTGTTTACAATGTTAATCGTTGTTATTGCATTTATCATCACTACAGCACCAAATTTCATCATGTACCTAATTTACAATATCTGTCACTGCTTTGCTTTCAGTACCATCATTGAGCACGAGTTTACAGTGCTTCTTAGCACTTGTAATATGTGTATTAACCCTATCATATATGGGGCAAAGATGGACAATTTCAGAAGCGGCGTGCGTAAAATTTGGcgacaaatattatatttaggcctacacggTGTTGGAGATGAGTCGACTGCAGTAAATACATCACAAAATATTTCGAAAACAAGTGTTTAA
- the LOC140039223 gene encoding somatostatin receptor type 1-like codes for MDAIDITIPAGTSESTSEEHDNEWLITLRFVVIGIGIMLNVGVTAVFLYIKMYKKSLLHGLIFQQSVVDLFGCCAFLFFYNQDAPDGTEGRVFCKARALYWFMAHTSIYNLVMITVERYIAVVHPIMYRNRNIARRSCLFYLIPYIISFLISFHLVIIADVDKQHPGECRYSKAVSLPSGILAFLLIFFLPACFMIYCYCRMVLQIRRRSRENLQLNPGYNKRPYVSIRRNLVFTMLIVVVVFIITTAPNTIMYLIYNICHCFNFSTIIEHEFTVLLSTCNMCVNPIVYGAKMEDFKHGVRKIWRQILHLHGAGDDLSAVQTSQHFSNASV; via the coding sequence ATGGATGCAATTGATATTACTATTCCTGCTGGGACATCTGAAAGTACAAGTGAAGAACACGATAATGAATGGTTGATAACATTACGATTTGTTGTCATAGGCATTGGAATTATGCTGAATGTTGGCGTCACTGCAGTTTTCCTGTACATAAAAATGTACAAGAAGTCTCTACTACACGGTTTAATATTTCAACAATCAGTTGTTGATTTGTTCGGTTGTTGTGCGTTTCTGTTCTTTTACAACCAAGATGCGCCAGACGGAACAGAAGGGCGTGTCTTCTGCAAAGCCAGAGCTTTATACTGGTTCATGGCACATACGTCAATTTACAATCTTGTGATGATAACAGTTGAGCGGTATATTGCAGTGGTACACCCTATTATGTACAGAAACAGAAACATTGCCAGAAGGTCCTGTTTATTTTACTTGATTCCGTACATTATCAGTTTCTTGATCTCATTTCATCTTGTGATAATCGCTGATGTCGATAAACAGCATCCTGGCGAATGTCGTTATAGCAAAGCTGTTAGTCTTCCTTCAGGAATACTGGCTTTTCTTTTAATATTCTTCTTACCAGCATGTTTTATGATTTACTGCTACTGTCGGATGGTGTTGCAGATACGTAGAAGATCTCGAGAAAACCTGCAACTTAATCCTGGCTATAACAAACGACCATACGTGTCCATAAGAAGAAATCTTGTGTTTACGATGTTAATCGTTGTTGTTGTATTTATCATTACTACAGCACCAAATACCATTATGTACCTAATTTATAATATCTGTCATTGCTTTAATTTCAGTACCATAATTGAACACGAGTTTACAGTGTTACTTAGCACTTGCAATATGTGTGTTAACCCTATAGTATATGGGGCAAAGATGGAAGATTTCAAACATGGTGTGCGTAAAATTTGGCGACAAATATTACATTTACACGGTGCTGGAGATGATTTGAGTGCAGTGCAGACATCTCAACATTTTTCAAATGCGAGCGTTTAA
- the LOC140040208 gene encoding GTP-binding protein 4-like: MAMYNFKKITVVPTSKDFVDIVLSKTQRKTPTVVHKHYKISRIRAFYMRKIKYTQQNYHDKLTQIINDFPKLEDIHPFYADLMNVLYDKDHYKLALGQINTARHLIDNVARDYVRLMKYGDSLYRCKQLKRAALGRMCTIMKRQNQSLQYLEQVRQHLSRLPAIDPMTRTLLICGFPNVGKSSFMNKVTRADVEVEPYAFTTKSLFVGHMDFRYLRWQVIDTPGILDHPLEERNTIEMQAITALAHLRACVLYFMDLSEQCGHSIESQIELFESIKPLFSNKPLVVVINKIDIVKPDELSPEKQKLLEQFKSEEIPVMMMSTVTEEGVMDVKTEACNLLLSQRVDVKMRGKKVPEVLNRLHVAMPTPRDQKVRPPFIPEAIRKKRESMETNKPARKLLRDIELEMGDDYTFDLRQHWLVKENEKYDEIPEIWMGHNIADYVDPEIESKLAELEKEEEMREAAGVYDSDSSEEDDEMAGIRKTAAMIREKRTLMIQESREKRRIRAPQIPRKARATKRKHFETQMDDLGVDPAEEGHYTKSRSRSRSAVVPKKKRMDSLGRVVSSSRPPRDVSGIRDPEKLKKVRKLAKGIQERKFAKHAKKGESDRKIPDRMPKHLFAGKRKMGSASHR; this comes from the exons ATGGCGATGTACAACTTTAAGAAAATTACAGTTGTGCCAACATCGAAG GACTTTGTTGACATAGTATTATCGAAGACGCAGAGAAAGACGCCAACTGTTGTCCACAAGCATTACAAGATCAGCCGTATTCGAGCGTTTTATATGCGCAAGATCAAGTATACACAACAGAACTACCATGATAAACTAACACAGATTATTAATGATTTTCCTAAACTAGAG GATATTCATCCATTTTATGCAGATTTGATGAATGTATTATATGATAAAGATCACTACAAGTTGGCACTTGGCCAAATAAACACTGCTCGCCATCTTATAGACAA CGTGGCTAGAGATTATGTACGACTGATGAAATATGGAGACTCGTTGTACCGTTGCAAACAGTTAAAAAGAGCCGCTTTGGGACGAATGTGCACAATAATGAAACGCCAAAATCAAAGTTTACAGTACTTGGAGCAAGTAAGACAACATCTGTCGCGTCTGCCAGCCATTGACCCTATGACGAGGACCTTGCTCATCTGTGGCTTCCCTAATGTTGGGAAGTCTAGTTTTATGAACAAG GTGACCAGAGCAGACGTTGAAGTCGAACCATACGCCTTCACAACAAAGTCTCTCTTTGTAGGCCACATGGATTTCCGTTACCTGCGTTGGCAAGTTATTGACACCCCTGGTATACTTGATCACCCGCTTGAAGAGAGGAACACAATTGAGATGCAAGCCATTACAGCTCTTGCTCACCTCAGAGCCTGTGTCTTGTATTTTATGGATCTTTCAGAACAATGTGGACACTCGATAGAATCGCAG attGAATTATTTGAGAGTATAAAGCCATTGTTTTCTAACAAGCCATTAGTAGTAGTTATCAACAAGATTGATATTGTTAAACCGGACGAACTCTCTCCTGAAAAGCAG AAACTCTTAGAACAGTTTAAATCTGAAGAGATTCCAGTAATGATGATGAGTACAGTCACCGAAGAAGGTGTGATGGATGTCAAAACTGAG GCATGCAATCTACTGTTGTCACAACGAGTTGATGTTAAGATGCGAGGAAAGAAAGTTCCTGAGGTACTTAACAGGCTTCATGTTGCCATGCCAACCCCAAGAGATCAGAAG GTTCGACCACCGTTCATCCCAGAAGCTATCCGGAAGAAACGTGAATCAATGGAAACCAACAAACCAGCTCGCAAGCTTTTGCGCGACATTGAACTTGAAATGGGCGATGATTACACCTTCGATTTACGTCAGCATTGGTTGGTGAAAGAAAATGAGAAATACGATGAGATCCCAGAAATATGGATGGGACATAATATTGCTGATTATGTTGACCCTGAAATTGAATCAAAACTAGCAGAACTCGAGAAAGAGGAAGAGATGAGGGAGGCTGCTGGTGTATATGATTCGGATTCA TCCGAAGAAGATGATGAGATGGCAGGGATTCGAAAAACTGCAGCAAT GATACGTGAAAAAAGAACTTTGATGATTCAGGAGTCTCGTGAAAAACGCAGAATCAGAGCACCTCAGATTCCTAGAAAGGCTAGAGCT ACAAAGagaaaacattttgaaacacAAATGGATGACCTCGGTGTTGACCCTGCTGAAGAA GGTCACTACACCAAGTCACGTTCTCGCAGTAGAAGTGCTGTTGTACCGAAGAAGAAACGTATGGATTCGCTGGGCCGTGTAGTCAGCAGTTCAAGACCTCCACGTGATGTTTCTGGTATCCGTGATCCAGAA aaattgAAGAAAGTTAGGAAACTCGCAAAAGGAATTCAAGAACGCAAGTTTGCCAAGCACGCCAAGAAGGGCGAGTCTGATCGTAAGATTCCTGACAGAATGCCAAAACATCTTTTTGCCGGTAAACGCAAGATGGGTAGTGCTAGTCACCGTTAA